The following are encoded together in the Octopus sinensis linkage group LG15, ASM634580v1, whole genome shotgun sequence genome:
- the LOC115219654 gene encoding trichohyalin-like isoform X4 has protein sequence MGILITSEESSGTASPLLLSEHTDTVSDWKSAAESSPPYSARSSPKREPLLSSLEKKSASLDSCNSRKEKLASRSRGHLKLTPKDQKILDVMKSRRENERACCQRRQMLHHQWEREKRQEEMVKSTLENIRRKMIRVANLKSEKNLNEIWEEESKKLEDIDATTPADDGSMTHRSDQLLEELIKKEEVRVRMSNRRKQKKKHQEEKLQDLTREEELMKKMLQEKQEMDIQRASQKKQTMVANNVAKMKKVNTERFNKYKTQKEFLNTQERDICESLSQVLAQQQGQVMDNLEKLTNERVVLQKYKRKIFDKRLERSRNLKHQGEKEKCCGRKAVEELAEETQQKVQTHTCSAHMKAQKAREDRLHREISHASNMKRINTYLELWKEKTVEHLSEKEKRLEEIQAAREQQMNEARASAHRSMILRNKLRQYYDPNNFDKKLLEAELYIKMGSGIQTAAKNLSSFSIS, from the exons gaaAAGTGCTGCTGAGTCTTCACCACCATACAGTGCACGATCATCTCCCAAGAGGGAACCGTTACTGAGCAGTCTTGAGAAGAAAAGTGCATCACTGGACAGTTGCAACAGTAGGAAGGAGAAATTAGCATCAAGGTCAAGAGGTCATCTGAAATTGACTCCAAAG GACCAGAAAATTCTGGATGTGATGAAGagcagaagagaaaatgaaagagcttGCTGCCAGAGACGACAGATGCTGCATCATcagtgggagagagaaaaaagacaagaagaaaTGGTGAAAAGCACTTTGGAGAATATCAGAAGAAAGATGATAAGAGTTGCTAATTTAAAATCTGAGAAAAACCTGAAT GAGATCTGGGAAGAAGAAAGCAAGAAACTTGAAGATATAGATGCCACAACGCCGGCTGATGATGGTTCTATGACACACAGAAGTGACCAGTTGCTGGAGGAACTGATAAAGAAG GAGGAGGTGAGAGTCCGAATGAGTAAcaggagaaaacagaaaaagaaacatcaG GAGGAGAAACTGCAGGACCTGACGCGGGAAGAGGAACTGATGAAGAAGATGTTACAAGAGAAACAAGAAATGGACATCCAGAGAGCATCACAGAAGAAACAAACTATGGTTGCCAACAATGTTGCT aaaatgaagaaagtcaACACCGAACGTTTTAATAAGTATAAAACACAGAAAGAGTTTTTAAATACACAGGAAAG GGATATTTGTGAGAGTCTATCTCAAGTCCTTGCACAACAACAGGGACAAGTGATGGACAATTTGGAAAAACTTACCAATGAACGtgttgttttgcaaaaatataaacG AAAAATCTTTGATAAGAGACTTGAAAGAAGCCGGAATCTCAAACACCaaggagagaaggaaaaatgTTGTGGCAGAAAGGCAGTGGAAGAACTTGCTGAAGAG ACGCAGCAAAAAGTCCAGACACACACCTGCTCAGCTCACATGAAAGCCCAGAAGGCACGTGAGGATCGATTACACCGTGAAATTAGTCATGCTTCAAATATGAAGAG GATCAACACATATCTTGAGTTGTGGAAAGAGAAGACAGTAGAACAtctgagtgagaaagaaaagcgGTTGGAAGAAATACAGGCTGCCAGGGAGCAGCAAATGAATGAG GCACGTGCATCAGCTCACCGTTCAATGATTCTACGGAACAAGTTGCGCCAGTACTACGATCCAAACAACTTTGATAAGAAGCTTCTGGAAGCAGAACTCTACATCAAAATGGGATCTGGGATACAAACAGCTGCAAAAAATCTCTCCTCCTTCAGTATAAGCTAA